The following proteins are co-located in the Siansivirga zeaxanthinifaciens CC-SAMT-1 genome:
- the rpsC gene encoding 30S ribosomal protein S3: MGQKTNPIGNRLGIIRGWESNWYGGNDYGDKLAEDDKIRKYVHVRLSKASVSRVIIERTLKLVTVTITTARPGIIIGKGGQEVDKLKEELKKITGKEVQINIFEIKRPELDAFLVGSSIARQIENRISYRRAIKMAIAATMRMNAEGIKVQISGRLNGAEMARSEHYKEGRIPLSTFRADIDYALVEAHTTYGRLGVKVWIMKGEVYGKRELSPLVGLAKKQGKGNAGSRGGNNSKPRRRK; encoded by the coding sequence ATGGGACAAAAAACAAATCCAATCGGAAATCGCTTAGGTATTATCAGAGGATGGGAATCTAACTGGTACGGAGGTAATGATTATGGAGATAAGCTTGCCGAAGACGATAAGATTAGAAAATACGTACATGTACGTTTATCTAAAGCTAGTGTAAGTAGAGTAATTATTGAGCGTACGCTTAAACTTGTAACCGTTACTATCACAACGGCTCGTCCAGGTATCATTATTGGTAAAGGCGGTCAAGAGGTAGACAAGTTAAAAGAAGAGCTTAAAAAAATTACTGGAAAAGAAGTTCAGATTAACATCTTTGAAATTAAAAGACCTGAACTTGATGCATTTTTAGTAGGATCTAGTATTGCTCGTCAAATTGAAAACAGAATTTCATACAGACGTGCAATTAAGATGGCTATCGCTGCTACAATGCGTATGAATGCTGAAGGAATTAAAGTTCAAATTAGTGGACGTTTAAATGGTGCTGAAATGGCACGTTCTGAACACTACAAAGAAGGACGTATTCCTTTATCAACCTTCAGAGCCGATATTGATTATGCTTTAGTTGAAGCACACACTACTTATGGTAGATTAGGTGTAAAAGTATGGATCATGAAAGGTGAAGTATATGGTAAAAGAGAACTTTCTCCGCTTGTTGGTTTAGCCAAAAAGCAAGGAAAAGGTAATGCCGGAAGTCGCGGTGGAAATAATTCCAAACCTCGTCGTAGAAAGTAA
- the rplV gene encoding 50S ribosomal protein L22, protein MGSRKKQMAAAIKEGKKQVAFAKLNNCPTSPRKMRLVADLVRGEKVEKALNILKFNQKEASGRLEKLLLSAIANWQSKNEEASIEDAELVVKEIRVDGGSMLKRLRPAPQGRAHRIRKRSNHVTIVVGANNNTQS, encoded by the coding sequence ATGGGAAGTCGTAAAAAACAAATGGCAGCCGCTATTAAGGAAGGAAAAAAGCAAGTTGCTTTTGCTAAACTTAATAACTGTCCTACATCACCAAGAAAAATGCGTTTAGTAGCCGATTTAGTAAGAGGTGAAAAAGTAGAGAAAGCACTTAATATCTTAAAATTCAACCAGAAAGAAGCTTCTGGTCGTTTAGAGAAATTGTTATTGTCTGCAATTGCAAACTGGCAATCTAAAAACGAAGAGGCTAGCATTGAAGATGCTGAATTGGTTGTAAAAGAAATTAGAGTAGATGGCGGATCAATGTTAAAAAGATTACGTCCAGCACCACAAGGTCGTGCACACAGAATAAGAAAACGTTCTAACCACGTAACAATCGTTGTTGGAGCTAATAATAACACACAAAGCTAG
- the rpsS gene encoding 30S ribosomal protein S19, whose protein sequence is MARSLKKGPYVHYKLEKKVADNVEANKKTVIKTWSRASMITPDFVGQTIAVHNGRQFVPVYVTENMVGHKLGEFSPTRSFRGHAGAKNKGKK, encoded by the coding sequence ATGGCAAGATCATTAAAAAAAGGACCTTACGTTCATTATAAATTAGAGAAAAAAGTAGCTGATAATGTTGAGGCTAACAAAAAAACAGTAATCAAAACTTGGTCAAGAGCAAGTATGATTACTCCAGATTTTGTTGGACAAACCATAGCAGTACACAATGGCCGTCAATTTGTACCAGTATATGTAACAGAAAACATGGTAGGTCATAAATTAGGAGAATTTTCACCAACACGTTCATTCCGTGGACATGCAGGTGCTAAAAACAAAGGTAAAAAGTAG
- the rplB gene encoding 50S ribosomal protein L2, with protein sequence MSVRKLKPITPGQRFRVVNGFDAITTDKPEKSLLAPNKKSGGRNSQGKMTMRYIGGGHKKKYRIIDFKRDKAGIPAEVKSIEYDPNRTAFIALLNYQDGEKRYIIAQNGLQVGQTVVSGDNVAPEIGNAMPLSQIPLGTIISCVELRPGQGAVMARSAGAFAQLMARDGKFATIKLPSGETRLILVNCLATVGVVSNSDHQLLVSGKAGRTRWLGRRPRTRPVVMNPVDHPMGGGEGKSSGGHPRSRNGIPAKGYRTRSKKNASNKYIVERRKK encoded by the coding sequence ATGTCAGTAAGAAAATTAAAACCAATCACACCAGGACAGCGATTTAGAGTAGTAAATGGATTTGACGCCATTACTACTGATAAGCCGGAGAAAAGTTTATTAGCTCCGAATAAAAAGTCTGGTGGTAGAAACAGTCAAGGAAAAATGACCATGCGCTACATAGGTGGTGGTCATAAAAAGAAGTATCGTATTATCGATTTCAAAAGAGACAAAGCGGGAATCCCAGCTGAAGTTAAATCTATTGAATACGATCCAAACAGAACCGCTTTTATTGCTTTATTGAATTATCAAGATGGTGAGAAAAGATATATCATTGCTCAAAATGGTTTACAAGTAGGTCAAACTGTTGTTTCAGGAGATAATGTAGCTCCAGAAATAGGTAATGCAATGCCACTAAGTCAAATTCCTTTAGGAACTATTATTTCTTGTGTAGAGTTACGTCCAGGTCAAGGTGCTGTTATGGCTCGTAGTGCTGGTGCTTTTGCTCAGTTAATGGCAAGAGATGGTAAGTTTGCAACAATTAAATTACCTTCAGGTGAAACTAGATTAATTTTAGTTAATTGTTTAGCGACTGTAGGAGTTGTTTCTAATTCAGATCATCAGTTATTAGTATCTGGTAAAGCAGGTAGAACAAGATGGTTAGGTAGAAGACCACGTACTAGACCGGTAGTAATGAATCCAGTAGATCACCCAATGGGTGGTGGTGAAGGTAAATCTTCAGGTGGACACCCTCGTTCTAGAAACGGTATTCCTGCTAAAGGATATAGAACTCGTTCTAAAAAGAATGCAAGTAATAAATATATTGTAGAACGTAGAAAGAAATAA
- the rplW gene encoding 50S ribosomal protein L23, whose protein sequence is MSILIKPIITEKATANSELNNCYTFAVKTKANKVEIKKAVEAAYGVSVEKVRTINVRPDRRTRFTKTGIQHGKTNAVKKAIVQLAEGEMIDLYSNM, encoded by the coding sequence ATGAGTATCTTAATTAAACCTATAATCACAGAAAAAGCGACAGCAAATAGCGAGTTAAATAACTGCTATACATTCGCAGTGAAAACTAAGGCGAACAAGGTAGAAATTAAAAAAGCGGTTGAAGCTGCTTATGGTGTTTCTGTTGAAAAAGTTCGTACTATAAATGTCCGTCCAGATAGAAGAACCCGTTTTACAAAAACAGGTATTCAACATGGTAAAACAAATGCTGTTAAAAAAGCAATTGTACAACTGGCGGAAGGTGAAATGATTGATTTATACAGTAACATGTAA